A window of Silurus meridionalis isolate SWU-2019-XX chromosome 28, ASM1480568v1, whole genome shotgun sequence contains these coding sequences:
- the LOC124381168 gene encoding C-type lectin domain family 4 member E-like, whose product MREDIYANAEVSAENRADSCDSEKSYEDIYMNEDKLETQRAGGFKQSESSGWTHFSTSIYYTSTGAKSWTESRQDCRERGADLVVINSKEEQEFISKLRKNRRAWIGLNDRDREGEWKWVDDTQLTIEYWLKGEPNSNGGEEDCAVTGEGSDPVRNWADYPCNTEFIWICEKRNLN is encoded by the exons ATGAGGGAGgatatttatgcaaatgcagAAGTTTCAGCAGAAAATCGAGCTGATTCCTGTGACAGTGAGAAATCATATGAAGATATTTATATGAATGAAGACAAACTGGAGACCCAGAGGGCTGGAGGCTTTAAACAATCTGAGAGCTCAG GATGGACACATTTCAGCACCAGTATTTACTATACCTCTACTGGTGCAAAAAGTTGGACTGAGAGCAGACAGgactgcagagagagaggagcagATCTGGTGGTGATAAACAGCAAAGAGGAACag GAGTTCATCAGTAAATTGAGGAAAAACAGAAGAGCTTGGATTGGTCTGaatgacagagacagagagggcgAGTGGAAGTGGGTGGACGATACGCAACTGACCATTGA GTATTGGTTGAAAGGAGAACCGAACAGtaatggaggtgaagaagacTGTGCTGTAACAGGTGAAGGGTCTGATCCTGTCAGGAACTGGGCTGATTATCCCTGTAATACTGAGTTTATTTGGATCTGTGAGAAGAGAAATTTAAACTGA
- the LOC124381169 gene encoding C-type lectin domain family 10 member A-like: protein TAVTVLWIKYNNVNTENNQLQTSYNILTIERNQLLQEKTGLLSLLSRLGWRYFSSGVYYISNEMKSWNESRQDCKNKGADLVIINSAEEQDFIGRYFGSTKAWIGLTETEGGYKWIPVDYI from the exons ACTGCCGTCACAGTGCTGTGGATCAAATACAACAATGTAAATACAGAAAACaaccagttacagaccagttACAACATCCTTACCATAGAGAGAAACCAGTTACTGCAGGAGAAAACTGGACTGCTAAGTCTGCTTTCTAGACTTG GATGGAGATATTTCAGCTCTggtgtttattatatttctaatgaaatgaaaagctGGAATGAGAGCAGACAGGACTGCAAAAACAAAGGAGCAGACCTGGTGATCATAAACAGTGCAGAAGaacag GACTTCATCGGTAGATATTTTGGCAGTACTAAAGCTTGGATTGGTCTGACTGAGACTGAGGGGGGATATAAATGG ATTCCCGTGGattatatataa